The following coding sequences lie in one Ostrea edulis chromosome 8, xbOstEdul1.1, whole genome shotgun sequence genomic window:
- the LOC125660831 gene encoding uncharacterized protein LOC125660831, translating into MNTDRKKQIRFKPEDDLRLLREVVGSNPLRNKNKWAEIAETLSTSTFILDSRRVRERTNLLIEQHKRETREHLKRSGVDEDVSEKTNLLDDVIELKNEEEREKKEEKEKKDRSENLGKEIRKRALECLTPKKNDECDLPVLKKKNSQTYLVDYLKEKSENEISMRKSEMEVRKEELKLEKAKFEMEREERMQRMEIEKQEKLAFIDLLKKLAKDN; encoded by the exons ATGAATACCGACAGGAAAAAACAGATCCGATTTAAACCTGAGGATGATCTACGGCTTTTAAGGGAAGTTGTCGGGAGTAATCCCCtgagaaacaaaaacaaatgggCTGAAATAGCTGAAACTCTATCAACATCGACTTTTATTCTGGACAGTAGACGAGTGAGAGAACGTACAAATCTCCTCATTGAACAACATAAACGAGAAACTAGGGAACATCTTAAAag atCTGGTGTCGATGAAGATGTTTCGGAAAAAACAAACCTGCTGGACGATGTCATAGAATTGAAAAAtgaagaggagagagagaagaaagaagaaaaagaaaagaaggacAGATCAGAAAATTTAGGGAAAGAAATCAGGAAAAGGGCACTTGAATGCCTTACACCAAAGAAAA aCGACGAATGCGATTTGCCAGTACTCAAGAAGAAGAATTCGCAGACGTATCTTGTGGactatttaaaagaaaaatcagaaaatGAGATATCTATGAGAAAATCAGAAATGGAAGTAAGAAAAGAAGAATTAAAGTTGGAGAAGGCAAAGTTTGAAATGGAGCGAGAGGAACGGATGCAGAGAATGGAAATAGAAAAGCAAGAGAAACTTGCTTTCATTGATTTACTTAAAAAATTAGCGAAAGATAACTAA